The Nocardia sp. NBC_01329 sequence GCTACCCCGGTCGACGGCGAAAAGGCCATCGCCCAGGTCGCCACCGTCTCCTCACGGGACGAGGTCATCGGCGAAATGGTCGGCAAGGCGCTGACCACGGTCGGCAAGGACGGCGTGGTCACCGTCGAGGAGTCCTCGACGCTGCAGACCGAACTCGTCGTCACCGAGGGTGTGCAGTTCGACAAGGGCTACCTGTCGCCGTACTTCATCACCGACGGGGACAGCCAGGAAGCCGTGCTGGAGGACGCTCTGGTCCTGCTGCACCGCGAGAAGATCAGCTCCCTGCCGGACTTGTTGCCGCTGCTGGAGAAGATCGCCGAATCCGGTAAGCCGGTGCTGATCCTCGCCGAAGACGTCGAGGGTGAGGCGCTGTCCACCCTGGTCGTCAACTCGATCCGCAAGACTCTCAAGGCTGTCGCGGTCAAGGCGCCGTTCTTCGGTGACCGCCGCAAGGCGTTCCTCGACGATCTGGCTGTCGTCACCGCGGCCACGGTCGTCAACCCGGATCTCGGTATCAATCTGCGCGATTCCGGTCTGGACGTGCTGGGCTCCGCGCGGCGGGTGGTGGTCACCAAGGACACCACCACGATTATCGACGGTGCGGGCAGTGGCGACGATATCGCCGCCCGCAGCGCCCAGCTGCGCCGCGAGATCGAGGCCACCGATTCCGACTGGGACCGGGAGAAGCTGGAAGAGCGCCTGGCCAAATTGGCCGGCGGTGTCGCGGTGATCCAGGTCGGCGCGGCCACCGAGACCGCGCTCAAAGAGCGCAAGTACCGGGTCGAGGACGCGGTCAGCGCTGCCAAGGCCGCGGTCGAAGAAGGCATCGTCCCGGGTGGTGGCACCGCGCTGGTTCAGGCGGGCACCAAGCTCGACGGGCTGATCGCCGGACTGTCCGGTGACGAGGCCATCGGCGCCGAGGTGCTGCGCGGCGCGCTGAAGGCGCCGCTGTACTGGATCGCCACCAATGCCGGTGTCGACGGCGCTGTCGTCGTCAGCAAGGTCGGCGACGGCAAAGACGGCTTCAACGCTGCCACGCTCACCTACGGTGATCTGCTCGCCGACGGTGTGGTGGACCCGGTCAAGGTGACCCGGTCGGCCGTGATCAACGCGGCCTCGGTCGCCCGCATGGTGCTCACCACCGAGAGTGCCGTGGTGGAGAAGCCCGCGGAAACCGAAGACGGCCACGGGCACGGCCACGCCCACTGATCG is a genomic window containing:
- the groL gene encoding chaperonin GroEL (60 kDa chaperone family; promotes refolding of misfolded polypeptides especially under stressful conditions; forms two stacked rings of heptamers to form a barrel-shaped 14mer; ends can be capped by GroES; misfolded proteins enter the barrel where they are refolded when GroES binds) codes for the protein MPKQIRFDEQARRALERGVDKLADAVKVTLGPRGRHVVLAKSFGGPTVTNDGVTIARDIDLEDPFENLGAQLVKSVATKTNDVAGDGTTTATVLAQALVRGGLKNIAAGANPIAIGSGLAKAADAVSEALLAAATPVDGEKAIAQVATVSSRDEVIGEMVGKALTTVGKDGVVTVEESSTLQTELVVTEGVQFDKGYLSPYFITDGDSQEAVLEDALVLLHREKISSLPDLLPLLEKIAESGKPVLILAEDVEGEALSTLVVNSIRKTLKAVAVKAPFFGDRRKAFLDDLAVVTAATVVNPDLGINLRDSGLDVLGSARRVVVTKDTTTIIDGAGSGDDIAARSAQLRREIEATDSDWDREKLEERLAKLAGGVAVIQVGAATETALKERKYRVEDAVSAAKAAVEEGIVPGGGTALVQAGTKLDGLIAGLSGDEAIGAEVLRGALKAPLYWIATNAGVDGAVVVSKVGDGKDGFNAATLTYGDLLADGVVDPVKVTRSAVINAASVARMVLTTESAVVEKPAETEDGHGHGHAH